One genomic region from Methanocaldococcus fervens AG86 encodes:
- a CDS encoding acetolactate synthase large subunit, translating to MKGAEAIIKALEAEGVKIIFGYPGGAMLPFYDALYDSDLIHILTRHEQAAAHAADGFARASGEAGVCVSTSGPGATNLVTGVATAYADSSPVIALTGQVPTKLIGNDAFQEIDALGLFMPITKHNFQIKRPEEIPETFRAAFEIATTGRPGPVHIDIPKDVQDGEIDIEKYPIPAKVDLPGYKPKTVGHPLQIKKAAKLIAEAERPVILAGGGVIISGASEELMRLAEFAKIPVCTTLMGKGSFPEDHPLALGMIGMHGTKAANYAVTECDVLIAIGCRFSDRVTGDVRYFAPEAKIIHIDIDPAEIGKNVRADIPIVGDAKNVLKDLLAALIALEIKDKGAWLERIYELKKISIPMMDFDDKPIKPQRFVKDLMEVLGEIDPKLKNTIVTTDVGQNQMWMAHFFKTKMPRSFLASGGLGTMGFGFPAAIGAKVAKPYANVISITGDGGFLMNSQELATISEYDIPVVVCIFDNRTLGMVYQWQNLYYGQRQSEVHLGESPDFVKLAESYGVKADRITSPDEIKEKLKEAILSNEPYLLDVVIDPAEALPMVPPGGRLTNIVQPVRVEPKIKKAEFEEIKKIREMASVKEL from the coding sequence ATGAAAGGTGCTGAGGCAATTATAAAGGCATTAGAAGCTGAAGGAGTTAAGATTATATTTGGTTATCCAGGAGGAGCGATGCTACCTTTTTATGATGCACTATATGATAGCGATTTAATCCATATACTAACGAGGCATGAGCAGGCAGCAGCACATGCAGCAGATGGATTTGCGAGAGCAAGTGGAGAAGCAGGGGTTTGTGTTTCTACATCTGGGCCGGGAGCTACGAATTTAGTTACGGGGGTAGCGACTGCTTATGCAGATTCGTCACCAGTTATTGCTTTAACAGGACAAGTTCCAACTAAATTAATAGGGAATGATGCATTTCAAGAGATTGATGCTCTCGGTTTATTTATGCCAATAACAAAACACAACTTTCAAATAAAAAGACCAGAAGAAATTCCTGAAACATTTAGAGCTGCTTTTGAAATTGCAACTACTGGGAGACCTGGACCAGTTCATATCGATATCCCAAAAGATGTGCAAGATGGAGAGATTGATATTGAAAAATACCCAATCCCGGCAAAGGTTGATTTGCCCGGCTACAAACCAAAAACTGTGGGGCATCCTTTACAGATAAAAAAAGCCGCTAAGTTAATAGCTGAGGCAGAGAGACCTGTAATTTTGGCTGGTGGGGGAGTTATAATTAGTGGAGCCTCAGAAGAGTTAATGAGATTAGCTGAATTTGCTAAAATCCCAGTTTGCACTACCTTAATGGGTAAAGGAAGTTTTCCAGAAGACCATCCTTTAGCTTTGGGAATGATTGGAATGCATGGAACTAAGGCTGCAAATTATGCAGTCACAGAATGTGATGTTTTAATAGCTATTGGATGTAGGTTTTCAGATAGAGTTACTGGTGATGTTAGATATTTCGCCCCAGAAGCAAAAATAATACATATTGATATAGACCCTGCTGAAATTGGTAAAAATGTTAGGGCAGATATACCAATAGTTGGAGATGCAAAAAATGTTTTAAAAGATTTATTGGCTGCATTAATTGCTTTGGAAATTAAAGATAAAGGAGCATGGCTTGAGAGAATTTATGAGTTAAAAAAGATATCAATTCCAATGATGGACTTTGACGACAAGCCAATAAAACCACAGAGATTTGTTAAAGATTTGATGGAAGTTTTAGGGGAGATTGACCCAAAACTAAAAAATACAATTGTAACAACAGATGTTGGTCAAAATCAGATGTGGATGGCTCATTTCTTTAAAACAAAGATGCCAAGAAGCTTTTTAGCTTCCGGTGGTTTGGGGACCATGGGCTTTGGATTTCCAGCAGCAATTGGGGCAAAAGTAGCTAAGCCATATGCAAACGTTATATCAATTACAGGGGATGGAGGATTTTTAATGAATTCTCAAGAGTTGGCAACAATTAGCGAGTATGATATCCCGGTTGTTGTATGTATATTTGACAATAGAACGTTGGGAATGGTTTATCAGTGGCAAAATCTTTATTATGGGCAGAGGCAGAGTGAGGTTCATTTAGGGGAGAGCCCGGACTTTGTAAAATTAGCTGAAAGTTATGGAGTTAAAGCTGATAGAATAACAAGCCCAGACGAAATTAAAGAGAAGTTAAAAGAGGCGATATTAAGTAATGAACCATACCTCTTAGATGTCGTTATAGACCCTGCCGAAGCTTTGCCAATGGTTCCACCAGGAGGAAGGCTAACAAATATAGTTCAGCCAGTTAGAGTAGAGCCAAAGATTAAAAAGGCAGAGTTTGAAGAGATTAAAAAAATAAGAGAAATGGCTTCTGTTAAAGAGCTCTAA